TCTCCAAAAGGGTTGCACACCTGTGAAGGTAAGAAGTGGTGGGAGGAATGAGATGGGATTCAACTGAGAGAACTTTATTCTTCTTACTTTTTTAAATAGTTGCTGCTTCCTTTCTAGTTCTAACTGGAATAATATCTGAAAACCTTTTATTACTGTGCATTTTACACACATACATAGTATGTTCTCAAACTGCAGTGGGTTATTCCAGTAGTAACCAGTCAAAAAGCATTCTGTGGACACCGAACATGCTTAGTCTTCACTGggcagttttacacacacacacacacacacacacacacacacacacacaaacacacaaacacacacacacacacacacaccttttgataCTTTCTGATAGATagaaagatgatagatagataggtgatagatagatagatagatagataatgatatagatagattatagatagatgatagatagtgtCCACCCTTCCATTTCTTGGCAATGCAGAAGCCCACATTTGcacctcctgccccacccccacacacccaaAAATGCTGAAAagagaaggtgtttttttttaaagtggttcCTGTAGATGTATGTTTGTGAGTGAGTGACTGAATGACTGAGTGAGTGGGATAGACAGATACAAAGAGTTTGGAAAACACACAGCACTACTGTGGCCCATACAATATACTGCCACCAGTATTTTAGAACACTGTTGCCATCAAAACCAGGCACCAACAATTTTGACATTGTGCcctgaaaatgtttttgtttcacaaaACGTTTTTTAGAGAATTAATTCTATTTGTTATTAGTAACTCAGATCtgaatttttttgctgttttgtttaaactattttattatattttattctattattGGTGTAAACTAGAACAATATTTTACCTATTAGTTGGAGGCTTATAAATACTGTCATAAAGGTAAAACATTATCCTCGGTCCTAACGTTCCTATTGTAAATCATCTCATGCTTGCCATATAACTTATGTTTCAGACTTTTTCCCGTATTGTATGTATATGCTCCAAGGGATGTCCATTTATTTTTACCTggtcaacattattattttttaacagcacaacaaatcctccaatggggaCTGGGTGATGATAGCCTTGCATTGTTATGTATTGAGGAAAATACTAAAGTTGTGGCAGTGCTTTTTCTCAGCTAGAGAGTGCCAGAGTGcacttctggcacctctcaggtactGGTGCAACTGCAGGCCGGTACTCCTCCCTCCCACTTTGTGCTGTTATGTACTTCTGAGAAACCCCAAACAAACATTTCAACTCAAAACAGAAGTTGGCCAGCGTGTGCGAGTCTACGCTTCTTCTTCTAGATCTATGACTCTACCTAGCTCTTAACCACTCCTAGCCATGCTTGGTCAAGCTTTGGGACTGCAccaatttgtatttccttttcttcagtcTGTCTCCTGTGTAGCAGCAgcaggctttaagctttccagccaggcctcttcCATTGCaggtatgtgtgtttgtgcaagGGCCCTTCCAAGCTGCTCTAGCCATCTGCCTGAATCGAATAGAACAATGGAGGCCGGGGCACATCTATTTATTCTGTCCCATAAGCAGAAGTGACCCACATACCAGCTAGGGAGAGAACTTGCTATAGTTTTAAGCACCTATGCGGGTGGTGAATTCAgctgctgtcaaaccagcatctgTTCAGGACTGCCTCATGTTGCCCCATTTCGTGGTTAGTTCCGGaacctatttttctttttaaaaaacctctgagTGTTGGTAAACTGGCTCTAGGAattggggagagagaaggatgaGTTATTAGTCTCATGAATGCTAAGCGATAAATACTACCTTTCCTAACTTGCAAAATtacttttcaaatatttttattgattttcttcctaaaggttaaataataatacatatacaAGAGCAAAGGAAACCATcctgttttctattttttctttctttttagagtCCACACTGAACTTTTCACACTGCGACTCTGTTCTCATTCTCTTCGCACAAAAACATATCTCCATGATGGGACAACACAATCAAACAAATGTCAAAGAGTTTGTTTTTGTGGGATTCTCCAGGGAGCAAAACATAAATTTGTGTCTCTTCGTAGTGTTTCTCTCCATGTACCTTGTCACCCTGACAGGCAACACACTCATCATTGTGGCTATCCGTATTGACCCACGGCTCAGCACACCCATGTACTTTTTCCTGAGCAATTTGTCTTTCCTGGACATCTGTTATACGACTAGTGTGGTGCCCCAGCTGTTGGTCCATTCCCTGACTAGTCACAAGGTCATCTCTTTCAGCCGTTGCATGGCGCAGCTCTACATCTCTTTGTCCCTGGGTGGTATTGAGTTTATCCTGCTAGCAGCCATGGCCTATGACAGATATGTGGCTATCTGCTATCCCTTGCATTACATGACGATCATGAGCAGACAAGTGTATATCCAGATGGCAATGGCTTCGTGGATGGGCGGCTTCCTCAATGCTCTGGTGCAGACGGTATTTACTATGCATCTTCAGTTCTGTAGCTTCAACACCATCAACCATTTTGCCTGTGAACTCCTGGCTGTTATAAAAGTGGCTTGTTCCAACACGTTTGTCAACGAGATTGTGATTGTAGTGGCAGGAGTCATTGTCCTGTTGATTCCCTGTGTTGTTGTGCTGCTCTCCTATGTCTATATAATCCGTGCCATCTTGCGAATTCGCTCTTCAGAAGGTCGGCAGAGAGCCTTCTCTACATGTACCTCTCATCTGACTGTGGTCACTCTCTGCTATGGCACAGCAATCTTTGCTTACATGAGTCCCAAAGCCAACACTTCACCCAACCAAGACAAGATGGTATCAATATTCTATGCAGTGGTTACTCCCATGCTCAACCCTATCATATACAGTCTGAGGAACAAGGAAGTAAAAGGGGCCCTATCTAAAGCAGTAAGGAAAGGTATCACCACTTAAAGGCATTGACTCATTATTGGATTGTAATGGGGTCTTAAAGTGCACAGTAGTGCTTGATTTGGGGGCTGTGGGTTGATTGCCTTATGCATTCCTATCACTAAGGCTGCAATTGTATCCACACTTATTACTAAGCAAATCTTATTCAAATCAGtgtgtcttacttctgagtaaatatgcataggattgaggTGTGGCAGGAGTCATTCAGTACTTGatgacgcaggtggcactgtgggttaaaccacagagcctagggcttgctgatcagaaggtcagcagttcgaatccctgcgacagggtgagctcctgttgcttggtcccagctcctgccaacctagcagtcaaagtgcaagtagataaataggtaccactccaagcgggaaggtaaacggtgtttccgtgtgctgctctggttcgccagaagcagctttgtcatgctgcccacatgacctggaagctgtatgctggctccctcggccaataacgcgatatgagcgccgcaaccccagagtcactcatgactggacctaatggtcaggggtcccttacttGATGATAAATAGCTGGATGTGTTCACTGAATCCACAAGAAAAGGATTGAATCCTGATTTTTTTAACAACCAAAAAACCCCATAgattccctccacctttccctgcTACCATGCTCATACCATAAGTTTGGTTGGGGTGCCCCTGTGCAATGTGAGATGGGATGAGTGGAGCTGCTGAAGTGGAACTTTGGTTAACTTCCTTAAGTAAACTTATTTTATGATTCAGGTCTTTGTGTTTTGTGGTGATATGTGGTTATATCTGTG
The window above is part of the Zootoca vivipara chromosome 13, rZooViv1.1, whole genome shotgun sequence genome. Proteins encoded here:
- the LOC118077969 gene encoding olfactory receptor-like protein OLF3, translating into MMGQHNQTNVKEFVFVGFSREQNINLCLFVVFLSMYLVTLTGNTLIIVAIRIDPRLSTPMYFFLSNLSFLDICYTTSVVPQLLVHSLTSHKVISFSRCMAQLYISLSLGGIEFILLAAMAYDRYVAICYPLHYMTIMSRQVYIQMAMASWMGGFLNALVQTVFTMHLQFCSFNTINHFACELLAVIKVACSNTFVNEIVIVVAGVIVLLIPCVVVLLSYVYIIRAILRIRSSEGRQRAFSTCTSHLTVVTLCYGTAIFAYMSPKANTSPNQDKMVSIFYAVVTPMLNPIIYSLRNKEVKGALSKAVRKGITT